In Pieris napi chromosome 8, ilPieNapi1.2, whole genome shotgun sequence, the genomic stretch GCTTCCGTATCCGATGCGCGTGTTTGCTGAAGAGGACTGCCTCCGCCTCGCTGAGGTCCCACGAGGCCGTGTTGCCCACGTACGCGCGCATGCGCTTCACGGTCTCGACGCACACTGGGTGCTTGAGCAGCATGAGAGGCTTGGTGTCCAGTTCCAACAACTCGTCCAACAACTTCAGACACATTTCTGTGTCTGCCTTCTCTAAACACAGACAAGTTTTGATTTTCGCGTCCAATTCCATCATTTTTACTTCCGTCTTCATGAATTGGAGTCGGGATTTCTTATCACCAAGATCCTTTTCCTTGTCCAAGAGCTCCTTCTCTTCATCGTTCAAATTTAACTCCATAATAAGGTGTCCAGCCACAGATTGAGGCGTTATCTGACCATGCTCTAATTGCAGTTTCATGGTGATAGCATTCGCCGCCTGTTGCTTGTCCCATTTCAGCCTAGCACCCTCATTCTTGAAGTTGGTTGGCCTTGATTGGAACAGCTTGATACCAACATACTGTCCCGATGGCAGATATGCAATCAATATGTTCTCCTTATCTGTCACGTCATAATTAAAGGGTTCTTTTAGATCTTCAAGTTCCGACTGTAAAGTAACACGATAGTGTTTACACGGCTCGTTCTTCCCATCCTTTTCTGGAGTCGGTGAAATCGCGCGTTTCTTCTTCGCAGCTGGGGCTTGCAACGCCGTGTTCTCCTCTGTATGTTCGTCAATGTATCTCTTAGGCTTGATCTTCCTTCCGCTTCTACTAACAATTTCCTCGTCCTTCTTCTCTTCTTCCTCGTTCTTCTTCGCTTTCGGTGATTTTACTTCCTTCTTCGGCGTTTCCTTTGCTGTTTTAATCGACTTTTTGCCTTTAGTCTTAACATCGTCAATGACTAATCCAACGTCCGATTCATCAGCTAAAGTGTCATTTTGTGTCATATTAAGCGTCGACTCATCCGCCATCGTGTCATCAGCCGTCGTCTCAAGGGCCGAGTCATCTTCATGCGTTTCATTGTTCGTTGGTTCATTCGAAGACGAACCAACAACCTGCTCCACCGGAACATTATTAGCGAAGTCATATTCGATCTGTTTTACGCCATCATTAAAATCTCGCCGTTTAACTGTTTTAGtcaaaaatttatctttattcTCGGCGTAATCGAAAATCATATTTGGCGGCAGGTTAGCTGTTTCAGCCGTCccataaaaatacacaaagtaTTTCTTTCCATTTGGTCGTTGCACTCTTGCAGGCCACGCTGGATATCCTTTCACTTTAGCGAATATAAAGTCTCCCGCTTTATATTCCCTAACTTTTTTTCCCACCTTCATTGCTAATCAAAATTGATATATATTCACAAAATTTAAACGGCCACAGCGTTACACTCAATAATTCCCACCGCGGTATAACCAGCGGCACGTAAGTCTAGCGCTGGCCGATACGTGGAGGGGATTGCTGCGCATGTGTACTGTCGCGCGGGGGACAAAATGCGACTGCGacggtaatatgtgtaaaaaagtaaataattattgttgacgtaatcaccaaataagattTATAACACCGTACAGTAATAACTCGTGCTCTTGGGAGACGACAAAAGagtaaataaacaatgttaaaacattaattattcttaatttgttaatagACTTCTGATAAaacttctttttattattaagtaataaatgacctaccgacttatttattttttccgcATCTACTgtgtactttttatttttttctattatgtGAACGTCATATTACAAAAATCGAACCCAAGTCCTTtgaaataatctaatatataaaattctcgtgtcacaatgttcgttcccatactcctccgaaacggctccacagattcttatgaaattttatattgatattcATTAAGTCTGGGAatcagctactatctatctttcaaacccctaaatgataagggatgtccaccccaaaaaaaattttttgatagttttttagattagtttttattttttatgatacaacatataaaaatacatgctGCCCCTAATTTTtactcctctacgatcaacccctatttttcatttgctagttaaaattttatgacatgaactctgaggtttatatagagaaaaattcacagaaaaacctaaaaagttttcattccagacAACCGAACAGTCTCAGCAATGCataatgttccatgttggtatgtacgaagttcgcgggggcagcgaGTAGcgctataaaatatgaatacttTAACACTTACGTGTCATTTCATATATGCTTTTCAATGCTTCATTTTTCTGAACAGTTACAAGGTCAAACAACTGAAGTGCTTCTGCCacctaaaatatattgaatctATAGCTGTAACAGATATAACAGATCTTCTTCTTCGACGTTAATCACTGAGGCTACCATGTACATCAAACAGGTATCGCTATATcccagatattttttattcagtttgAATCAGAATCTATCAGAATACTTACCTTTGCTTTCGCTTCTGCTTCCTTCTTCACTCTATCAATTGCATCTCTTTGACACATCGCTAGTTGATTCTTTATATCTTCATTAGTTTTCTTCTCTgccattaaattaattttatattcttctAGTGCTCTTTTTGTTTCTTCTGCTTTAATCTCAAAATCTTTACATTTCTCTTTAAAACCTAGAAGTTCTCTTTCCTTATGTTTTATTTCCGATTCATAATTATTGCACTCTGcagatattttcttataatttgtttCTAATTCAACGTAATCGGATAAAGCagtttctaattttaattctaattcCCGATTTTCATCTTTGAAATTCTGAAATGATTTAATTTGTGCAAAAAAATCTACTGtttttaaaaccaatttagatgattctaaacttaaaatgaataaatagttattcagacattttatttaaaacagatACAAGAAAAGTCATCGTGGCTTAAACTTCTAATGCGCCTGCTAAAAACTTATAGCAAATATTGGATTTTGTAAATGACGATGTTATGTTCAGGTCAGTCAGAGCAATTGAGAAGGATATATATTAACAAcgttaaatgataaaaagtaAGATCATGAATATATGCTTACCAGTTTCCCAACTCTGTTGTCGTAGTGTTGGTAAGTCTTTAGTTCAGTATCCAACGCTTCTATTGTCTTTTGAGATGTCTGCCAGAGGACGTGAAGAGAATCTCTTTCCTGAAAGTGTCAAAATCTTAAGacttataatgtatttaacaCTTGATTCCATTATAAAACCAGAACtgtaagaatattgtaataatgcATTTACTTAAAAAGGCGTTTACGATATATAGTGTTTGTAGTTACAACTGTATATCCGACCAATACTGTAACTTTGTTGCgtaacattaaattttgtttcatcGACGATAAACTTGTTTCCCACCAAAATTACACCCGTGGGTTTATAAGTTGTTTCACATATAAGCATGAATACATCGTATAAGCAGAAGTCCTGAAATCGAGTATCGTCAAGAcaatagtataattgtttaatgaaAATCATCAGTGAATGAGGGGAAAAATTAGTTTGCACCATGTCAtacttagaaaaaataatgagGAGGTAATGAGAAGATATTCACTAAGTTCAAGTCGCAACTTAAGAAAATCAGTCTATTGATCTACTTTTGACGGTAGACTGTTTACCTTTGTAAGAAAAGCAACTTGTCTGCTCAAATCTTCTAACTCATGGCTTTGTTTGTTATCGTAGCTCTCTTGCGCATACTGTAACTTCTCCTTCAGCAGTGTACCAACCTGCTGCGATAGCTTCTGATTGTCAGCTATTAATGTTCTTATCTCTTGCTCTACGGCAGCCTGGTTTTGCTGAAACCAGACTACATAAATTATCATAGAAATATACAGAATGTTCTTAGTTGATTTTTACCTTGACTTTAGCTAACATACAACTTTACATGTGTTTCGATACTTAGAGCATgtgtttcaaagtttttattatatattcaacTTAGTTTTCGATTCGTCAAATTCAACTTGATTGCGGTAATacttttttcataaaagtctcaatgtttttaaaatctaaaccACAACGCACAAGGTTTACCACATGCATTGGAATGAACGaggcttaaataaattattctttaaacTCACCCTATAGAAATCCAGCTCAGATTGTAAGTTTTCGATGGAAACACTCTCCATATTAATCTAATtctcataataaaattatatatgtaacaaaaatgATTACAAAATATCTTGAAAATAGGTTATGGTTTACATTTCGCGGGTATGTTTGTCATGCGTTGCTAAGCAACCGAGACAAGGTGTTTCTGTAATTAGATGGAGGCcacactaaataaaaataattttttagacCATAcacaatactttttttggttttatccTTAAACAAGTTGTTACAGaaactttttttgtatataaaaaatgatatATACACGTTTTCGTTTCTCCTAAAATAAAGGCTACTAAATCTTGAGAATTTACACATTTATTATGGCaacttttaagttttgttgTCAAAGTCAGCTGTTAAATGTTTTGCTACAACTTATAAAAATCTGGACGCCGATATTGAAGTCGTAATTAtgtaaacaaatgtttaataatgacTGTGAATACTTTCGGTAACTTTATTTTGTCTAAATCGAATTAATATGTCGACAAGGTAATTGTGGTAacataataagtattattatttacatctaCATAACTGTGTACTTCATTTAcgcctaatttattttacgtatTAAGAACGCTTCAATGTTTTAAGATTATACTTTGATATCGAAGAGCATCAGTGGCCATTGGTTTATGATGATAAATACAATGTATCGTTTTGCGGATTTGAAAGATTCCATATATTCGACGCAAAGAAATGGCGTAACATAGTTCAGGTAAAATTCCCATTAATATCAGGTTTAGAGAATCGGTATATCGCACGGATTTAAAAATACGTTGattattgtagtttttgaAAGAGGCCAAATTTATAAGTGCCGACTGTCTTGTGAAACCAAAAGAAGCCAAGGAAAATGATTTGATTGTGGTTCATACAAAGAAATATCTGAAATCTTTAaaggtaaatattgtaaaataaaagaaatacttaCAGATTATtagaatacaaatatttacttaaattttcaGTGGAGTGCCAAAGTTGCAATGATAGCCGAAGTACCTATAGTTGCTTGTGTACCAAATATACTGGTGCAACATGCTTATTTGAAGCCTATGAGGTAAGTTTTGGTACatcaaagatattttttatttaacaagttaaagttactgtaaaataatatgtttgcaAAAACACATGGTAAaggaaaaagtaaaaattaaattaatattaaagtattgACCTAAGTTATCTATGGCAGATAAAAAAGTTTCTTTGCTCTTTACTAGGTTACAAACAGGTGGATCTGTGTTAGCTGGTAAACTTGCTCTCGAGCGTGGGTGGGCAATAAACATTGGTGGTGGTTTTCATCACTGCAGTGGTGATAAGGGTGGAGGCTTTTGTCCGTATGCAGATATCACTCTACTAATAAAGTATCTTGTAATGTATAGAAGTGTACAGAATGCAATGATTGTGGATTTGGATGCTCATCAGGTATGTTTAAATAGACAATGTGTGTTTttagtgtgtatttttttttgttgataaGATCCTGAAttggttttatataaaaaataataattaacaataaagaaaataaaaaacatacctTGTTTTAGAATTGACCCCAGTAAGGTATATGTGTTTTCGTCACACTTTAggacataaattatattttgtgtcATACCTGTTTGGATAAATCAGTATTGGCTAAACTAATTTGTTCTTTGTTGAAAAATCTCAGTATAATAGAAAAAGTGTTTATACTTCTTAGGGAAAGGAGGATGCAAGTACATTTAAGTAAAGTTATTacatcacttcacgccggtttaCAGTTCCTATGcaaataataccagtattgtTACTTTTTGTTAATCCCTACTACAAAacttctaaattattttagaataaaaaactatGAGGAAGTAGCTGGTCAGATATTCttgagaattttataaaaagtccTCAACACTGATGCTATAAGTATgtgtataggtatgttatttaaagctggcggcttcaacacatttatactttgtgcttgtgtagtgtctgtgaataagcgcgaggcgTTATGTCAAAGtctgtcaaactgaaatacaatcacaaatacatcatgaaaagactgtccgtctctctcgcgctcggtcaagcttatgagtataaaagagacagttattgttttgcttttgctactgtttatgttgatctttactatacatgttgatcttttttcaaacattaccagggcaatctcgtgaaatggtgcacaatgtttttaattattttaagcatcttaataaaaacagtttaatgaaaaaatgttatatttcatTTGACATGAGATGCTGAAAgctgatttgattttttttttatttgttgaaaGCTGGGTTCACCACCATACTCCTGAATCAAAGCAACAGTCCAAACAATGGAAAATATCTGGATCACCTACTCCGAAAACGGCTAAGGTCGTTTTGTCGACCAACAAAGTCATGGCTAGATGGAGCGTATGtcgaaaaatgtaaaattatttacacgaaCTACTCTTTCACGTTCTTGGTctggcttagaacttttggatccaccttCGTATGcacctaatatttatatgtatttgacacatttttatttatttacaacccacccaaccttactaaaaccagagtggactaaaatatatagctaggcaaaaaaatcatattttgaaacatactgtatgtgaaattgcattagtgtgagtactgtgaacccgccagctttcgataaccgacctatatgGACCGTTTGTACAAGTGTAATatgacatattataaaaattttcagGGTAATGGTTATCAGCGCGACTTTCTTGGTGTCCCAGAAGTTTACATAATGGATATGTACAATCGACATATTTATCCCAAAGATGAGGAAGCAAAGCGAGCAATTCGGAGAAAAATAGAGCTTGGCAACAAAGTCGAGGATCTTGAGTATATGCTTAAGCTGAGAAAGTGTGTAACTTTGTTATAATGTCAGCTGTCcaaaatttatgtataacCATTTTTCCAGAAATCTATCCATGTCTTCCGGACATTTAAATTGATCAAATGTTGGCCAAATAGCTACAATTAGTTACATTTAGCCATGCGAATTACTAAAATGAAGTAAACTAAGTTTTTAATGTACTGTgtccagtggcgtaactataccatccggggcccgtggcaaattcttttgatggggccctatcagtaaaaatcgtcacgttgtactaggtttaatttgaataaacttcgagatttcagcgtactcaatcacacgttgtatatgtccgaCTAATGgtcataggcctcctctcttaggcgagagggaatggtatgtagtccccacgctagcccaatacgtattggagacttcacattcatccatagaacataatatctcttgggtcgggggcccgtggcattttgccagccctgccaccctattgttacgccactgactgtttcataaatgttttttatctaaTCAGCCAATACTTAAGAATGGAAACTAagacttttaatattattattcaattatggCTTTACTACTGGCCGCGGTGAgccttaattattataaaattgtttcagGAACTTAAAAGCGGCATTAAACGAATTTAAACCAGATATATTGGTTTACAATGCAGGCACGGACATACTCGATTCAGACCCCCTCGGTCACATGAGAATCAGTGATATTGTAAGTATAATATTAGgcaggcaacgcactcgtgagccATTTGGTAATGTGTGTATCGACGGACGGCGGTATCACAcaacatcaggtgaacctGCTGCCAGTTAGGCCTCTGTTCCAAAataaaatcggttgtctgtaaactcggtttactgacgatagttgaatgtgacaacgtcataagaaaatgcTGATGAAATGGTTCCATTTttcaaatgaaaattttaattttatttgtttgatagatattttgtatggatatagaggaggtaaatggaaatcacaattgaattgatcaagttactttatttgtacgcataaatacaattacataTATCAATTTTTAACGAACGCTGCTGAATGCGGATGCctattgtgcctctttgtcgctcgttccgcgctctcgcttgcacttcaagtcttaaatggaacgcctcagagtgaggtaacgccgcatgcgtcacgttttttcgtgcgtgcagccggctccatcgaattataagacgttgtcacatCAAAAAGATAAAAGGCCAACCGACTTCTAAAAGGCCTATACTTCCGAGCTTACGAGTATAGATGgtgtaaaaattgtatttatgagttaattacatatcataaaatttcaattaatagaGCGCTACAGTACCGcgttaaaccaaacaaacgATTTTGACTGGGTCTGTCATatgtaattttcttaaatgttttaaaaacatgtaaatGTTCTAGGGTATAATCAAAAGGGACGAATTCGTCTTTGAGATATGCAAGTCGAATCAGATCCCAGTTGTGATGCTGACGAGCGGAGGGTACATCAGACGGACAGCGAGGATCATCGCGGACTCGATAATTAATCTGAAGGCTAAGGGCCTTATTGGTAATGAACCTGTATCCAAGAGTTGTGGCGATTAAGAGtataaaacagatatagaataGTTCCATATGGGAATTAAAGTAGTATTTGATTAAAGTCTTATTAAAAGGTTTTTAGTAAAACAGTGTAATAAgactgtttttataattatggaaATTAATCtttcgtatatttaaatatctctaatattattttttaatcaatagttatggaatttaaaaaaaaaattgttctgtGCACAAAGCCTTCATTAAAtacagaatttaaaattttatagtttttagcATGGgcctaattataattaaattaaattgtattcgaatatttatatttgcttatcaataatatacaataagaCCGTAGGATATATttcaaaagtataaaaaatttgaaattttattaatcttgAAATTAGTACAAATCATAATTGaatagaaaaaagaaatagatttgataataaatttgaagatcatttcaatttaaaaaagttaaaaaaatacgcgAGCAGTGTTGAGCGATAATTATGTCTAACAAATTTTGGGTTGTGCTGaaacgttaaattaaaaaaactttaaggagttatttttgtacttcaatgattatatttttcggTTTATGAAGTATGAAGTACAGCCAAAATTAAGTcccaaaactttttttttgggtTTTGTAAATTATGGATGGATAATATGCTGGGTACTGgctaataaagcaaaatatattattcaattattagcTTTAGGTAGTATTTTGAATGTGATATAAATGATCTCAGTGTGCCAAACTAAAGCAAATTTAATTTGCAATAtacatttcattaaattaaattgtaatattcttaataaatatttatcgtcTATAACActtgttttattcatatttaccaggtgagtttaaataaatttatcctTTGACCATGAACAATTTAATAGTAAACAAAACATTGCATGTTACATTCACAACAATTTTGAAGCCACTCActaaaagtaacaaaataattctactaaaatgttgccatatttatcTCGTAGTAGTGTTAAACTGGGAGTAGTAATCGTCAGTCGGAGTGTTGTTGTAGACGACTTCTTTGTAGTATTTCTCTTTCTCTTTTTGCTGAAGAGCCATCAATTGATTTTCCTCCATAAGCTGGCGAGCGAtctccctaaaatatattattatttaaaatggtaaTTCTGCTTTTTTACCTTAATATAATCAGTATTGTTTTAACTTTCATGTAATAATTGTGGCAATTAGAacaaaattttagaaaaaaatctgCTAGCAGCGTTCAAGCGCAGTATTATTACAGAGAAGCACGGATGGGGAATggcttttctttaaattaccCGGTTCTGTAGATAATAGGTTATAATGCCAAAGACAAAGTTTGGACTCCGCTATGTATACCTTCTCTTTCGTTGGTCAACGATGTCCTGAGCCGCCACCTCTCGTTGTATGGATTTTGCGAGCGCCTGCCATTCTGCTTCCATCTTTTCTTCACCTTCGCGTTTTGCCTTAAATTAAGTGgtgaattaaattgttattctaCGATTGTGATGTGTATTGAGAAATAACTATACAATCAgtgacattaaaataaaataaagtagttAAATACTAGACTAACAttgcattaaataataagtcaaCGTGTGAGAATTGACTCACACtagtctataataaaaatgttgtgtATTGTGAATGGTAAAAACCTTTGCGGCAGCCATTTGTTCTTTTTGCGCAGCATAAAATTTCTTCAACTCTTCCTGATTCATCCCCTTGTACATGAAGCCAATGGCCCTGTCAAGGAATAGTAATTACTAcgaattatgaaataattccTATCATTAGAAACTCGTCAATATAGTCAATCAGGGAGTGCCATGGAGGTGATTTCTCAGGAGAGTTAAAGCCAGTCTTATAACACagtatttaaattgatttagttCAGAATAAGAGGGTTAGAGTCTGACATGATGTtgaatttcaaaaaataatgaaagcataaaagtactatactttttaaaaatctccatttaaaaagtatagtataacaatttcattaaaaaggCAGTTATAAGTCAGTTACTTAAGTAGCATCTAAATGCCGGGTCAAGTAACTTGACCTATTTGTACTTAGAACGAAATTCGTAATTCGCAAAGTACTTAATACGAATACAACCTGTTCTTCCCGAGGGCACTCTTGGCGACGTCAGGGTTCTCAGTGAGCATATCCGATGTTAGATTGTTATACATCTCAGCCGTGTTGTCGGCATCCTCTTGCTCTTTCATTATTTGCTCCAGCTGTTTCTTTTCAGCTGCCTGATGAGTTTAAAAGACGATGTAACCAATGCATATACAGCATACAAATTTTATGAGAAACCAAaggtttttattgtaattttgtcATAGAGCTAATGTTTAATTTAGCAATATTTGTGTTGACAAGGAACTGTATTATCTTTATCTGAAACTGTTATATTCTGTACTCACCAATGCTTCGTTGTACCGTAGGTTGGCCTGTCCCAGCCGATATCGACACTCTCTCTCCAGTTTATCTAATTCACTTGCGCGCGCGTCTCTTGCTTTAATCGCCATCTGGAGAAAAATCATGTttcgttaataatttttctatttattctcTCCGGTTttcatttcaaattttattattacatgaaTTCTTATCGCACAGAaataataagtgatacataTGTGTGTAGTAGAAAGCCAGGACTTGAaacattacatattaaatacaatacttaaataaagtattaccATATAGGCAGCTTCAGCAGCTTTTCTCTCTTCCTGAGCTGCCTTTCTCTCCTGCACCTGCTGTTCAAGCCACGCATTCTTCTGTTCCGccattattttctttctttcctcGTACTCCAAATCTTCACCTTCAAATCTGGAGAAATCCCAAGAAAATCGaataaatagaatagaatcgaaataaatttaatatttatttctagagGTAATTCCTGAGCGTGGGAAAGGTGttaattctgttttattatcaaactaGAGGTCACGACAGGCGTTGTCCTGAACACACGtcttaaatacacaaaaaaaacagGCAACGGACTTTCGAGCCTTCTGTGAGTGCCCATAGGCGGCGGGTCCATGGGCACTCACATTGccacttaacaattattatcacataacatcctgcccgtttgatccctgttctataaaaattttttgtctaattgtaaatttaaaccaAACTCGAATCCACTTGAACGCACAAGAATCGGTTCGGTTTAgaaggagtttaattacaaacacttGCGGAAAAGATATAcagttatatatacatatataaagatatgtgAAATAACAAACAGGAGTCCAGTAAAccaataatataactattgtaatgtaaaattgTTGTAGTCGATATACctacgttttattttaattgacacGGTAGCCtattttattacgtaaatattaaatgtaatttgcAGAAATAATTTgctaatgtttatttatgtttttggtTAAGTTAATGGAATAGACAATAAAGGTTTCAATTTACACACATTGCACCTGCTGACACCTGTCCATGGACGGCAAATGGCACTTTTTTCTACTTAGAACGTGCGTGCTTCTTAGCCCCTGTCTCATAAAAAAACCTACTTCTGAGCGCTAGACATCCCCACTGGTTCCCCATCAGACGCTCTCGGCGGCAGCTGAACTTTCAAGACATCAGGGTTGTTGAGATCGAACTCTCTGCGATCTTCCAGTCGTTGGTAATTCTTTCGGAACTCGTCTATTTCTACGTTAATCCGGCGCCGCTCCtagacataaaataaaatatgtagctTAGTTTAAATCCTTGAAAGGTTGATTATAAGTCTCCTAAGGTCCTTCTAATGATAGTGTCGGTTTATAAACACAATTACCCACTTGCCTTAATAGTGAGTATTAAGGGAAAAGAGATAATGTTCGTTATAACTAACTtcacaacaaaacaaaacactatttctaaaaacaaaaaagtatcACTTAAAAACGCCATTTGCAATACAACTAACAATTCATTTCCATTTCAATACCTCTTGTTCCCGTGCTTCAAGTACCACCGCTAAATTGCTGTCTTTGATCATTTGTTTAGCAAAGgcaagattatttttttcctgTTCATCTCTCTCAACTCTTTTCTCAGCCACCTGCCGCTCCAAGAACGGTAGGTCGatctgtaattttataatgttgTAACTTTGGTGGTTGTATTGGTCTTGTACCAACGCTTCCAGCTTATAATAGTCACGAGCTGGTTTATAAATTAGTAGggcaatacaaattataatataataatctatcatattaaaattgattgtTGTAGTGTTTAGATTGTGAGAGTGGGTAGTTTTATGTGTTATTAATTCTTTAGGTTGTTCGTAAAtcgtaatacatatttttattttagacaattttgcTGAGGgtggtaaataatttttttgacacGGCCGATCGcctctttattttaatttactttttgacTCCCGTTAGTTTTGTGTATAACCTAGGTTTGACACACTTGAAAACGCGTCGAAATTttccaattttatttattaattacgccctcaattatataatatcttgTGAGTGCTTGTGCGTGTTGTGAGCTAGGTTACTTAAAGGCAAAGTATGTGTTATATTATCAGTCTAACCTCTTCCATTGTTCTTATCTTAGTATTCCCTTATCCTAGGACTGACAATTGTGTGCCTGTTTTTGTGATGTCAAGGATATTTCGTATGTATTAGGGCtttgtatttattgttaaaaattatgaatcaACAGTAATGGAAACGTTCTTTGTGATACACGTTCTTATTCGATAAAACCACCATCACATATGATGGTGGGTAGTGTAGAGTGTGAGATTGAGTATGACTCAATCTACAGAAAAAGGTAAGAGAAGACGAAACGCTTCACGAAGTAAATGGTCGTAGTAATGGAGTGGAACAGGTTTCCGagatcttttattaattaattaatggaaTAGAAAAAATTGTACTTACACCAATCTTTCGATTTCGAGCATTGAAGATCCTTGATCTTCTTTCCAACTCGCATTGTCTCTTTCTCTCTCTATTTTGGGCTTCTTTCCTGTCTTGTTCGTTAGATATTTGAAGTTTCATCATTTTTAATGCGA encodes the following:
- the LOC125051893 gene encoding RIB43A-like with coiled-coils protein 2, which gives rise to MMKLQISNEQDRKEAQNRERKRQCELERRSRIFNARNRKIGIDLPFLERQVAEKRVERDEQEKNNLAFAKQMIKDSNLAVVLEAREQEERRRINVEIDEFRKNYQRLEDRREFDLNNPDVLKVQLPPRASDGEPVGMSSAQKFEGEDLEYEERKKIMAEQKNAWLEQQVQERKAAQEERKAAEAAYMMAIKARDARASELDKLERECRYRLGQANLRYNEALAAEKKQLEQIMKEQEDADNTAEMYNNLTSDMLTENPDVAKSALGKNRAIGFMYKGMNQEELKKFYAAQKEQMAAAKAKREGEEKMEAEWQALAKSIQREVAAQDIVDQRKRREIARQLMEENQLMALQQKEKEKYYKEVVYNNTPTDDYYSQFNTTTR